One bacterium DNA window includes the following coding sequences:
- a CDS encoding Ldh family oxidoreductase, whose amino-acid sequence MELIKVNIDKLFNFGVEVFKKLGVPEDDAKIVMDVLIASDRRGISSHGVARMRRYVNGIKSGIMKPVAKIEILKETQNTILASGGDGLGQVVGYRVMEMVIKKALDNNVCVGVVRNSNHYGIAGYYAMMALKYDLIGVSLTNSAPIMVPTYGKDAVLGTNPLALAFPAGKEKPIVLDMATSTVPRGKLEVYNRLSKPLPTTWATDETGRPTQDAARVLANLLERKGGGLLPLGGADEETGGHKGYGLSFVIDILTGVLSGGAFGPNTYKKKGEPPNICHMFAALRIDAFMPVEEFKARLDEYINILRNCPKADGATRIYVAGEKEAEKEELHKDFIEIDPKVYEDLKSISEELSVPMEF is encoded by the coding sequence ATGGAGTTGATCAAGGTGAACATCGATAAACTATTTAATTTCGGAGTAGAAGTTTTCAAAAAACTTGGCGTGCCAGAGGACGACGCCAAAATAGTCATGGATGTTCTTATAGCCTCCGATAGGCGCGGAATAAGCTCCCACGGCGTGGCAAGAATGAGAAGATATGTTAACGGGATAAAAAGCGGCATAATGAAACCGGTGGCTAAAATTGAGATACTAAAGGAAACGCAGAACACGATTCTTGCCTCAGGCGGCGACGGACTTGGTCAGGTGGTTGGATACAGAGTAATGGAAATGGTTATAAAAAAAGCCCTCGATAACAATGTCTGCGTTGGCGTTGTTAGAAACTCGAACCACTACGGGATAGCAGGCTACTATGCGATGATGGCACTTAAATACGACCTTATTGGGGTATCCTTAACCAACTCTGCACCGATTATGGTGCCAACATACGGTAAGGATGCAGTGCTTGGAACAAATCCGCTGGCGCTGGCATTTCCTGCAGGTAAAGAGAAACCCATAGTGCTTGATATGGCGACATCAACGGTTCCTCGCGGAAAACTTGAGGTTTATAACAGACTATCAAAGCCTCTCCCAACAACCTGGGCAACTGACGAGACAGGCCGACCGACACAGGACGCAGCAAGGGTTCTGGCTAACCTACTCGAACGCAAAGGCGGAGGTTTATTGCCTCTCGGCGGTGCTGACGAGGAAACCGGCGGACACAAGGGCTATGGACTTTCATTTGTTATCGACATACTGACCGGAGTTCTCTCAGGTGGTGCTTTTGGACCTAACACATATAAGAAAAAAGGCGAACCACCAAACATCTGCCATATGTTCGCTGCCCTGAGAATCGATGCGTTCATGCCCGTGGAGGAGTTCAAGGCAAGACTTGACGAATACATAAACATCCTCAGGAACTGTCCAAAAGCGGATGGGGCAACAAGAATATATGTCGCCGGCGAAAAAGAAGCAGAGAAAGAGGAATTACACAAAGACTTCATCGAGATTGATCCAAAGGTTTACGAGGATTTGAAATCCATTTCTGAGGAGCTTTCAGTTCCCATGGAGTTCTAA
- a CDS encoding prepilin-type N-terminal cleavage/methylation domain-containing protein, protein MFRRGFTLIELMIVVVVVGILAAIAIPMYNNATVRAKQAQAKVVLAGIRESLEEWYEEYGGFPEWWDGWPLGFRWHDRYFWFHPIAFRGNRWVFLDYYHPEEDPVYEYTLFIGECPYEGTYANSGFIDFIDHLLNPLPSLANAFWYWSDLSCEDYWVMADPIRSPDKSLRNSERLIITSSGKLFKVPASVIPDKIWSNPAGVNCGD, encoded by the coding sequence ATGTTCAGGCGAGGTTTCACATTAATAGAGCTTATGATCGTCGTTGTGGTTGTTGGCATATTGGCTGCTATAGCTATTCCTATGTATAACAATGCTACTGTTCGTGCTAAACAGGCTCAAGCGAAGGTTGTTCTGGCAGGGATAAGGGAATCTCTTGAGGAATGGTACGAGGAATACGGTGGTTTTCCCGAGTGGTGGGACGGTTGGCCTCTTGGTTTTAGGTGGCATGACAGATATTTCTGGTTTCATCCTATAGCGTTTAGAGGAAATAGGTGGGTTTTTCTCGATTATTATCACCCCGAAGAGGACCCAGTTTATGAATACACTTTATTTATCGGTGAGTGCCCATACGAGGGAACATATGCAAACTCAGGTTTTATCGATTTTATCGACCATCTACTTAATCCGCTTCCTTCATTGGCGAACGCCTTCTGGTATTGGTCTGACCTTAGTTGTGAGGATTACTGGGTTATGGCTGACCCTATAAGAAGTCCAGATAAGAGTCTAAGAAACTCTGAAAGGCTTATAATAACGAGTTCTGGCAAACTTTTTAAAGTGCCTGCTTCAGTAATACCCGACAAAATATGGAGCAATCCAGCAGGAGTTAATTGCGGTGACTAA